A stretch of DNA from Methanoplanus endosymbiosus:
GACACTTGAGGCTCTCGACTGCTACCGTCCTCTTGTTACATTTGACAATATTGAGGAATTAAAGAAGATTAAAAAATATTCTCCTCAGGCCGGTCTTGTACTGCGTCTGAGAGTTCCCAATACAGGTTCGGTAGTGGAACTTTCATCAAAATTCGGAGTGGAACCGGGTGATGCTGTTGATCTGATAGTTGAAGCTTTTGAGATGGGTCTTACAGTTGAAGGGCTGAGTTTTCATGTAGGCAGCCAGTGCACCAATTTTGAAAATTATATTCTGGCACTTGAGATGTCTGCGGGTGTCCTTACTGAATATGAATTTCGTACAGGAGAGAAGATAAAGCTCCTTGATATCGGTGGAGGTTTTCCGGTAAAATACAATCCGTACGTAAAATCAATAAGAACACTTGCAACTCAGCTGAATGAGGAGATAGAACGGCTTTTTTCACCGGAAATTCAGATAATGGCTGAACCTGGAAGATTTCTTGTGGCAAATGCCTGCTCTGTTGTTGCAAAGGTGATAGGAAAGGCGTTTCGGGATGGAAAACCCTGTTATTATATCAATGACGGTGTGTATCACACCTACTCCGGGCAGGTTTTTGATCACTGCAATTATCCGGTTCTCTCCTTTAAGGAAGGCGAAACCCAGATCTCAGCAGTCTTCGGGCCAACCTGTGATGCATTTGATACAATTACATTATCTGCCGAACTGCCTGAACTTGATATCGGTGATCTTGTATTTTCTGAGAATATCGGGGCATATTCGCATGCGTCATCCACGTACTTCAACGGATTTCCGCCGGCAAAGGTTGTTCACATTAACAGATAATTTCAAATCACATTTTTCATATCATTTTTCTGCGCAGATTTCCCGGGTACAGAATTATATCGGGTTATTTTATCCGGATTGCGCCTGAAAAGGTATTTCCTTTAGTCCTTCAGGCGGATAAATGCCGATTAGGTTGAAATTACTCTCTTACCTGTAGATGATTAATG
This window harbors:
- a CDS encoding type III PLP-dependent enzyme; its protein translation is MENEGQRIAVHHIGSKNKELLQNLANEHGTPIFVIDHEQIRKNYRGFKKRMPDVQVYYAVKANSNPEIIKTLYELGCSFDVASMPEFMLVYDNIRHLPEDEQLEWIYQNIIYANTIKPTETLEALDCYRPLVTFDNIEELKKIKKYSPQAGLVLRLRVPNTGSVVELSSKFGVEPGDAVDLIVEAFEMGLTVEGLSFHVGSQCTNFENYILALEMSAGVLTEYEFRTGEKIKLLDIGGGFPVKYNPYVKSIRTLATQLNEEIERLFSPEIQIMAEPGRFLVANACSVVAKVIGKAFRDGKPCYYINDGVYHTYSGQVFDHCNYPVLSFKEGETQISAVFGPTCDAFDTITLSAELPELDIGDLVFSENIGAYSHASSTYFNGFPPAKVVHINR